The DNA sequence CCGCCCCCAGCACGGCCGGCAGCGACAGCCCGCCCACGCCGGTGAGCGGGGAGAGCGGGTCGCGCACCGTGCCGTGCTCGGCGATGACCCGGACGCCGCCGGCGAGGACCATGGCCAGCACGACGCACTCGGCGGCGACGACCAGCGTGGCCACGCGTGCGGCGATCCGCACCCCGGCCAGGTTGAGCCCCGTCGTGAGCACCACGGCCATGGCCGTCCAGCCCCACGTGGGCACCGCCGGCAGGAACGAGTGCATCGCGATGCCGGTGAACAGGTAGGCCACCGACGGGATGAGCAGGTAGTCCAGCATCACCATCCAGCCGCCCATGAAGCCGGTCCGCGGCCCGATCCCGGCGCTCGCGTACGCGAACACCGACCCCGCACGCGGCACCCGACGCGACATCAGCGCGTACGAGTAGGCGGTGAACGCCATGGCCACCGTCGCCACCAGGTACACCAGAGGCACTGCGCCGTGGCTCTGCGCGTCGAGCGGGCCGAAGATGCTCACGGCCGCGGCGGGGCCGATGAACACCAGACCGTAGACGACCAGTTGGAAGAAGCTGATGCGCCGACGCAGCGTCGGCGCCTGCCCGTCCGGCGCGTCCCGGGGCGCCGGGCAGGGGTGTTCCGCGAGGCTGTCCTGGTCGGTCATGAGCGTGGGTCGATCCTTCCGGGGCCGGGCCCGCACCGGCCCGGAGAAAAGTGAGAGTGCGTACGCAGGGGTGAGACCCCGCGACAGGGCGGGGAACGAGGCGGGGCGAGCGACGCGCGGCCCGCGGGCGCCGGACGGTCAGGCCGGCGGCTGGTGCAGGCGCGTCGGGGTCAGGCCGGACAGAGCGCGGAGGCGGAGCGGCACTGGTCGATGTGGCGGCGGCACACCAGCGCGACGCAGCAGTGTCCGCGACCCATCCCGCTGCCTCCGTCCGCACTGTGATCGACGGGCGCCGACATGCGCGCCCCGGATACGCGCGGCGCGCTCACGGCCGTCCGCGTACGCGTCTCAGGATACGCACCGCGGGCGCGCGTCCGTCACTCGGCGCGGGCCGTCCTGCGCGCCACGTCGGGCTCCGTCGACGGCCCGGGTTCCCAGTGCGCGATCCACGGGCCCGTGCCCTCGCTCTGGTCGAGGATGCCGGCTTCGAGCCAGGTGTAGCGGTCGTCCAGGACCTTGTGCGCGAGCGCCCGGTCGGATGCGTCGGTGTTGTGCCACAGCGCGTGCTGCAGACTCTCCACCCGCCCCGCGGCCTGGCGGCAGAAGGCGTCGGCCAGCTCGTGGGCGCCCTCCCCCTGCACCGGGTCGTCCTGCCGCTGCGCCTCGGCCCGCACGCACGCCGCGGACATGGCGAACAGCTCGGCGCCGGTGTCGACGACCCGCCCCAGGAACGCCTGCCGATTCTCCATGCCCGCCTGCCAGCGCGCCATCCCGTAGAAGGTGTTGCGGGCGAGCTTGCGGGCCGCGCGTTCGACGAAACGCAGGTGTCCGGCCAGGTCGCCGAACTCGGCGTAGCCGCCGGGCACGTCGCCGCGGCCTGCCACGAGCGTGGGCAGCCACCGGGCGTAGAACTCGCTCGCCCCGGCCGCCGCCTTGGCCTTGTCCTGCAGGCCGGATTTCGGGTCGGCCAGCGCGCCGGCCGCCGTCAGGTGCGCGTCCACCGCCTCGCGCGCGATGAGCAGGCGCATGATCTCGCTGGAACCCTCGAAGATGCGGTTGATGCGCAGGTCGCGCACGAGCTGCTCGACGGGCACCGCGCGCTCGCCGCGGTCGCGCAGCGACGCCGCCGTCTCGTATCCGCGCCCGCCCCGGATCTGCAGGAGCAGGTCCGCCAACTCGCAGGCCTGCTCGCTGGACCAGAGCTTGCCCAGCGCCGCCTCGATGCGGATGTCGTTGCGCCCCTCGTCGGCCATCTGACCGGACAGCTCCACCACCGCCTCGAGGGCGTAGGTGGTGGCGGCGATGCGGGCGATCATCGTCGCCACGGCCTCGTGCTCGCCCACCGGCTTGCCCCATTGCACGCGCTCGCGCGACCATTCGCGGGCGATCTTCAGGCACCACTTGCCGCTGCCGGCCGCCATGGCCGGGATGGCCAAACGGCCCGCATTGAGGGTGGTGAGCGCGATCTTGAGCCCGTCGCCCTCGCGCCCGATGAGGTTCTCGCGCGGCACCCGCACCTTGTGCAGCCGGGTGACGCCGTTCTCGATTCCGCGCAGGCCCATGAACCGGTTGCGCCGCTCGACGGTGATCCCCTCCGACGCCGCCTCGACGACGAACGCCGACACCCCGCCCCGATGGTGTTCCCCGGACGCGTCGTCCCACTTCGGCACCCGCGCCATCACCACGAGCAGGTCGGCGATCACCCCGTTCGTGGTCCACAGCTTGACGCCGTCGAGCTCGTAGGCCGCGCCGTCGTCGACAGGTGTGGCCGTGGAAGCCAGCCGCGCCGGATCGGAGCCGACATCCGGCTCGGTGAGCAGGAATGCCGACACCTCACCGCGGGCGCAGCGGGGCAGGTACTCGTCCTTCTGTGCGTCGCTGCCGGCGAGCTTGAGCGGCTCGGGCACGCCGATGGACTGGTGCGCGGACAGCAGCGCGCCGATACTCGGGTGCACCGAGGCCACCATGGTCAGCACCCGGTTGTAGGCCACCTGGGACAACCCCATGCCGCCGTGGGCGCGGTCGATCTTGAGCCCGAACGCGCCGGCGTCCGCCAGCATGCGCACGTATTCGTCGGGTATCTGCGCCTCGGCCTCGATGCGCTGGCCGTCCAGCTTCTCGCACACCCCGCGTAGCCTCCGCAGGTACTCGTCTGTGCGGGCGATGTCCTCCGCGGGCGGACGCGGGAACGGGTGCACCAGCTCCAGCGGGAACCGGCCCAGGAACATCTCCTTGGCGAACGAGGGCTTGTCCCAGCCGCTCTCGCGCGCCTGCTCGGCGACCTCGCGCGCCTCCTCCGCGGTGACCGCGGGCCGGCCGTCGCCGGTCGCCGCCTCTCCGGTGTCCCCCGCCGCGCGTGCCGTGGTTTCACTCATGGTCAGCCTCCTCGCGTGGATGCCTCAACCCCTGTCTACCCCTTCGCCGCAGGGTGTATGCGCGATTGCGGCCGCCACACCGCCGCCAGCGCCAGGGTGACCACCGCGAGCCCCACCATCACCGGCACCATCACGCCCCAGTGCTCCTGCGTGGCGCCGGGCCCGAAGACCACGCCGATCACCGCCGTCGCCGAGATCGCGCCCAGGTACCGCGAGGTCTGCAGGATGCCGGCGGCCACTCCGCTGTCCTCGGGCCGCGCCGAGGCGTACATGCCCTGGTTGGCGGCGATGCTCACGATGCAGTACGGAACACCTGTGAGCGCCAGGAGCACCGCGACGACGGCCGCCGCGATGGACAGCGTGAGCAGCCACAGCAGCCCCGCCGCCGCCACCAGCGCCGCCGACCCGACGAGCATCACGGTCCGCACTCCCCACCGGTCGATCGCGCGCGCAGCGAACGGGGTGCCCACCACGGAGACGGCGGCCAGCGGCAGCATGAGCAGGCCGACGATCTCGGGGTCGTAGCCGCCGGACTGCTGCAGGAGCTCGGGCAGCCCGTAGAACGCGCAGTAGTACACCCCGTTGAACACCGCGAAAGCCGCGTACACGAGGATCAGGGGCCGGTTGCGGCCGAGCATCCGCAGGTCCAGGAACGGTGTGGGGCATCGCAGCTCGCACCACCCGAACGCCGCCATCGACACCACTGCACCGGCCCCCAGCCACCACGTGGCCCCGGGGATCGCGCCGAGCACCGCGGTGAGCGCGCACACCAGCATGGCCGTGAACAGCGCGATACCCGGCACATCGGATTCGATGACGATCGCGCGCAACGGCTTGCGCTCGCGCGGCGGATCGGCGGGCGTCAGCCACAGCACACCGGCGGCCGCCGCCAGCCCCAGCGGCACGTTGACGAAGAACAGGGCGGGCCAGCCGAACAGGCCCACCAGCACGCCGCCGAGCACCGGCCCCACCGCCGCGCCCGCCGTGTTGGCCATCTGGATCATCCCCAGCGGCCGGGTCGAGCTCACCTGCGCCCGAGCCGTCAGCGCGCCCACCATGGCCACGGCGCTGGGGTAGGCGGTGGCCGTGCCGAGCGCCATGAACACCCGCGCCACGCACACCAGCGCGAAGCTCGGCGCGAACGTCGCCAGCGCGCAGGTGACCACCACCAGCACCATGCCCACGGTGAACAGGCGCTTGGCCCCGAAGCGGTCGGCGAAGCGCCCCATCACCGGCTGCATCGCCGCCGAGCACAGGTAGAACGAGGTGATCACCCAGGTGACGGTGGCGATGTCGAGGGCGAAGTGCCGCTGGAAGTCGACGAGCGCCACCGCGATCATCGACGAGTTGAGCGGATTGAGCACCGTACCGAGGCACAGCGCGGCGACGCTGGGGCCGAGGCGCCGCGGGCCCGGACTGCTCTTCCCGGGGATGCCGGAACCCTTCCGACGGGATGTGTTCACGATCGCCCCAGCATAGGTCCACGAGCGTCGCGCACCCCCCCGCGCCGCACCCGCGTCCCCGAACCGCCCGCGCACTGCTCCCGGCTCTGCGACGCTGGTGATCGGGAGGGCACGCTCGCAACTCGGAGGCGCGGATGCGGATCGCACTGTTCATCGCCTGTTTCAACGACGTGATGTACCCGAGGACGGGCAAGGCGATGGTGCGCCTGCTGCGCCGCCTGGGCCACGAGGTGGTCTTCCCCCGTGGGCAGACGTGCTGCGGGCAGATGCACTTCAACACCGGCTACCAGGACGATTGCATCCCGCTGGCCGAGCATTTCTGCGACGTGTTCGACGACTACGACGTGGTGCTCGCCGCGTCGGGCTCATGCGCGTCGATGGTCAAGGAGTATTACCCGACGCTGGCCGACCGGGCGGGCTCGCAGCGCCTGCACCGCCGTGTCGATGCGGTGGGAGCCCGGCTCTACGAGCTGTCCGAGCTGCTGGTGGACGTGCTCGGCGTGACCGACACCGGCTCGTACTTCCCGCACCGCGTCACCTACCACCCCACCTGCCACACCCTGCGCATGCTGCGGATCGGGGACAGGCCGACGTTGCTGCTGCGCAATGTCGAGGGCATCGAGCTGGCGGAGCTGCCGGAGGCCGACGAGTGCTGCGGGTTCGGCGGCACGTTCGCGATCAAGAACGCCGACACGTCCACGGCGATGGGGTCGGACAAGGTGGCCAACGCGATGCGGACCGGCGCGGAGGTGATCACCGCGGCCGACAACTCCTGCCTCATGCACATCGGCGGGATGATGTCGCGCGGCCGGTCGCCGATGCGGCCCCTGCACTATGCCGAGATCCTCGCCTCCACCCGCGCGGACCCGCTGGGCACCGGCGGCCCGGTGCGCGCGGTGGACCGGCCGACACGGGAGTTCGCGCCGTGAGCCCCAGGACCGCCGCAGAACCGCCCGCCGCCGGCCGGGGCGCACGCCGCCGCATCGCCGCCGCCGGGGCCGTCGTGCCCCCGCAGCGCGAGCACTTGGGCATGCCGCCGTTCCCCGAGGCCGCCGCGCACGCGCTGCGCGATTCTCAGCAGCGCCACAACCTGCACAAGGCCACGCGCACCATCCGGGCCAAGCGCGACGCGCTCGTCGCCGAGCGTGACGACTGGGAGCAGCTGCGCCTGTCCGCCGAGGCGATCAAGAACCGCACGCTCGCCCATTTGGACGAGTACCTGCTGCAGTTCGAGGAGGCCGCCACCGCCGCCGGTGCCACCGTGCACTGGGCGCCGGAGGCGGAGAGCGCCAACCGGATCGTCGCCGGCCTGGCCATCGACGCGGGCGCCGACGAGGTGGTCAAGGCCAAGTCGATGACCACCGAGGAGATCGGCCTGGACCGGGCCCTCGCCGCGGCCGGCGTGGACGCGTTCGAGACCGACCTGGCGGCGCTGATCGTGCAGCTCGCGGGCGACGTCCCCTCGCACATCGTCGTGCCCGCCATCCACCGCAACCGCGCGGAGATCCGGCAGATCTTCGAGCAGAACATGGGCGCGTTCGGCAGGCCCGCCCCGGACGGGATGACCGACGACCCCGCATCGCTGGCCGCGGCCGCCCGCGCCCATCTGCGCGAGAAGTTCCTGCGGTCCGACGTCGCCGTGACGGGCGCGAACTTCGCCGTCGCCGAGACCGGCACGCTCATGCTCGTCGAGTCCGAGGGCAACGGGCGCATGTGCGTGACCATGCCGAAGACGCTCATCAGCGTCGTGGGGATCGAGAAGATCATCCCCACCTGGCGCGACACCGAGGTGTTCCTGCAGCTGCTGGCCCGCTCCGCCACCGGCGAGCGGATGAATCCCTACACCTCGACGTGGACGGGGGTGCACCGCGCCGGCAGCGGATCCGGGGCGTCCGTCATCGACGGCCCCGAACAGGTGCACATCGTGCTGCTCGACGAGGGCCGCACCGACGTCCTCGCAGATCCCGCGGGGCGCTCAGCGCTGCGCTGCATCCGGTGCGCCGCCTGCCTGAACGTGTGCCCGGTGTATTCGCGGACGGGCGGGCACGCCTACGGGTCGGTGTATCCGGGGCCCATCGGGGCGGTGCTCACCCCGCAGTTGCGCGGGCTGCGCAGCGAGCAGGACCGCAACCTGCCGTACGCGTCGTCGCTGTGCGGGGCGTGTTTCGACGCTTGCCCCGTGCGCATTCCCATCCCGCATCTGCTCACACACTTGCGGGCCGAGGTGGTCGACGACGAGCCGGCGTTCCCGCCGTCGCCGGAGCGCGTGGCGATGAAGGCCGCGTCCGCGATGTTCGGCCGCCCCGCCGCGATGGGGCTCGGCGAGCGCCTGGCGGGCTTGGCGCACAAGGTGATCCGCGGCGGGCCCGACGCCACGGTCCCGTCCGTGCCCGGCCTCGCCGGTTGGTTCGGCTCCCGCGACGTGGCCGTGCCGCCGGCGGAGAGCTTCAGCAACTGGTGGTCCCGCACCGACGGCGGCACACGCGAGAGCGGAGACGGCCGATGAACGCCGACGGCCAGGCTCTCGACGGGCGGGCTCTCGACGGGCGGGCCGTGATCCTGGGCCGCATCCGGCGGGCGCTGGGCCCGGACCGCGACGCCCCGCCCGTCCCCCGTGATTACGCGCCGGCGTCGCTCGAGGTCGGCACCCCGGAGCTCATCGCCCTGTTCGCCGAGCGGATGGAGGGCGCGCACGCGACGGTCCGCCGCGTGCACGACGCCGAGGTGGCCGCCGCGGTCGCCGACATCGCCGGGCGACGCGGTCTGCGCCGCATCATCACGCCGCCCGGACTCGACCGGCGGTGGCGGCCGGAGGCGGGCGCCGAGTGGCTCGCCGACGACCCGCCGCTGACCACCGGGCAGGTCGAGGGGGCCGACGCCGTGCTCACCGCCGCGACGGTCGCAGCCGCCGACTCGGGCACGCTGGTGCTCGACGGCGGCCCCGGCCAGGGCCGGCGGGTGCTGTCGCTGCTGCCCGACGCGATGATCGTCGTGCTGCGCGCCGGGCAGGTGGTGGCCGACTTCCCGGCCGCCGTCGCGCGCATGGACCCCGCCCGGCCGCTCACCGTCGTCTCCGGGCCGTCCGCCACCGTGGACATCGAGCTGAGCCGGGTCGACGGCGTGCACGGGCCGCGCGAACTCGACGTCGTCATCATCGAGGACGCGGCGGCGGAACCTCCGCTGGCGGGCGGGCGCGGTTAGCGCACCGCTCAGCGGCCGCGGGTGAGCCTCGTCGTCATCGTGTAGTCCTTCGACGGTCCGGCCACGTCCCAGCGCACGGTCCAGCCTTCCGGCCCGGCCAGTGCGATCCGCCCGCTGTAGAGGTCCGCCCCGCACAGGTGCTGCACCTGCTCCCCGGTCGTCCACGGGTGGAAGTCGTGCCCGTCCTCGAAGACGACGAACCAGCCGTCGCCGCGCGGCTCTACGAACATCGTGCGCGTCACCGGCAGGTCCTGCGCGCCCAGGTGCAGGGTGCCGTCCTCCTGCCAGCGCACCCGCTCGCCGTCGATGCTGAGCGTGATGCTCCCGTCCACCGTCTTGGTGTCGCCAGCGATGCGGTCGTCGATGGTGCGGGCGAAATCCCAGCGCCCCAGGAGCGAGCGCGGGTCCGATACCTCGCCGCCGTGTCGGTCCACGCGGCCCAGTCTAGGCAGCCCG is a window from the Tomitella gaofuii genome containing:
- a CDS encoding acyl-CoA dehydrogenase family protein, with protein sequence MSETTARAAGDTGEAATGDGRPAVTAEEAREVAEQARESGWDKPSFAKEMFLGRFPLELVHPFPRPPAEDIARTDEYLRRLRGVCEKLDGQRIEAEAQIPDEYVRMLADAGAFGLKIDRAHGGMGLSQVAYNRVLTMVASVHPSIGALLSAHQSIGVPEPLKLAGSDAQKDEYLPRCARGEVSAFLLTEPDVGSDPARLASTATPVDDGAAYELDGVKLWTTNGVIADLLVVMARVPKWDDASGEHHRGGVSAFVVEAASEGITVERRNRFMGLRGIENGVTRLHKVRVPRENLIGREGDGLKIALTTLNAGRLAIPAMAAGSGKWCLKIAREWSRERVQWGKPVGEHEAVATMIARIAATTYALEAVVELSGQMADEGRNDIRIEAALGKLWSSEQACELADLLLQIRGGRGYETAASLRDRGERAVPVEQLVRDLRINRIFEGSSEIMRLLIAREAVDAHLTAAGALADPKSGLQDKAKAAAGASEFYARWLPTLVAGRGDVPGGYAEFGDLAGHLRFVERAARKLARNTFYGMARWQAGMENRQAFLGRVVDTGAELFAMSAACVRAEAQRQDDPVQGEGAHELADAFCRQAAGRVESLQHALWHNTDASDRALAHKVLDDRYTWLEAGILDQSEGTGPWIAHWEPGPSTEPDVARRTARAE
- a CDS encoding MFS transporter; the protein is MNTSRRKGSGIPGKSSPGPRRLGPSVAALCLGTVLNPLNSSMIAVALVDFQRHFALDIATVTWVITSFYLCSAAMQPVMGRFADRFGAKRLFTVGMVLVVVTCALATFAPSFALVCVARVFMALGTATAYPSAVAMVGALTARAQVSSTRPLGMIQMANTAGAAVGPVLGGVLVGLFGWPALFFVNVPLGLAAAAGVLWLTPADPPRERKPLRAIVIESDVPGIALFTAMLVCALTAVLGAIPGATWWLGAGAVVSMAAFGWCELRCPTPFLDLRMLGRNRPLILVYAAFAVFNGVYYCAFYGLPELLQQSGGYDPEIVGLLMLPLAAVSVVGTPFAARAIDRWGVRTVMLVGSAALVAAAGLLWLLTLSIAAAVVAVLLALTGVPYCIVSIAANQGMYASARPEDSGVAAGILQTSRYLGAISATAVIGVVFGPGATQEHWGVMVPVMVGLAVVTLALAAVWRPQSRIHPAAKG
- a CDS encoding (Fe-S)-binding protein produces the protein MRIALFIACFNDVMYPRTGKAMVRLLRRLGHEVVFPRGQTCCGQMHFNTGYQDDCIPLAEHFCDVFDDYDVVLAASGSCASMVKEYYPTLADRAGSQRLHRRVDAVGARLYELSELLVDVLGVTDTGSYFPHRVTYHPTCHTLRMLRIGDRPTLLLRNVEGIELAELPEADECCGFGGTFAIKNADTSTAMGSDKVANAMRTGAEVITAADNSCLMHIGGMMSRGRSPMRPLHYAEILASTRADPLGTGGPVRAVDRPTREFAP
- a CDS encoding lactate utilization protein B, whose product is MPPFPEAAAHALRDSQQRHNLHKATRTIRAKRDALVAERDDWEQLRLSAEAIKNRTLAHLDEYLLQFEEAATAAGATVHWAPEAESANRIVAGLAIDAGADEVVKAKSMTTEEIGLDRALAAAGVDAFETDLAALIVQLAGDVPSHIVVPAIHRNRAEIRQIFEQNMGAFGRPAPDGMTDDPASLAAAARAHLREKFLRSDVAVTGANFAVAETGTLMLVESEGNGRMCVTMPKTLISVVGIEKIIPTWRDTEVFLQLLARSATGERMNPYTSTWTGVHRAGSGSGASVIDGPEQVHIVLLDEGRTDVLADPAGRSALRCIRCAACLNVCPVYSRTGGHAYGSVYPGPIGAVLTPQLRGLRSEQDRNLPYASSLCGACFDACPVRIPIPHLLTHLRAEVVDDEPAFPPSPERVAMKAASAMFGRPAAMGLGERLAGLAHKVIRGGPDATVPSVPGLAGWFGSRDVAVPPAESFSNWWSRTDGGTRESGDGR
- a CDS encoding LutC/YkgG family protein; the encoded protein is MNADGQALDGRALDGRAVILGRIRRALGPDRDAPPVPRDYAPASLEVGTPELIALFAERMEGAHATVRRVHDAEVAAAVADIAGRRGLRRIITPPGLDRRWRPEAGAEWLADDPPLTTGQVEGADAVLTAATVAAADSGTLVLDGGPGQGRRVLSLLPDAMIVVLRAGQVVADFPAAVARMDPARPLTVVSGPSATVDIELSRVDGVHGPRELDVVIIEDAAAEPPLAGGRG
- a CDS encoding DUF6314 family protein → MDRHGGEVSDPRSLLGRWDFARTIDDRIAGDTKTVDGSITLSIDGERVRWQEDGTLHLGAQDLPVTRTMFVEPRGDGWFVVFEDGHDFHPWTTGEQVQHLCGADLYSGRIALAGPEGWTVRWDVAGPSKDYTMTTRLTRGR